A genomic window from Candidatus Pelagisphaera phototrophica includes:
- a CDS encoding helix-turn-helix domain-containing protein, translated as MIATGVIKSEQPLFQVGHHDKLLAQFQLALDEVKNEALGFRRIAAASVLQILALATSLPLRTEEENQPMRATVRQACFLFRERTDTAVSIESIAEELNVGYTYFRRMFKLYTGFSPKQYHTQLRFERVKRLLNESDLSIGEIAALLNFDSTFHLSQWFKKLAHFSPKMWRKQKLEIDKL; from the coding sequence ATGATCGCGACCGGAGTCATTAAATCGGAACAACCTCTCTTTCAAGTAGGGCATCACGACAAACTTCTGGCCCAGTTTCAGCTTGCACTCGACGAGGTCAAAAACGAGGCTCTGGGGTTTCGTCGCATCGCCGCGGCATCGGTTCTGCAAATACTCGCGCTGGCCACCAGTCTGCCCCTCCGAACCGAGGAGGAAAATCAGCCCATGCGGGCCACGGTCCGCCAAGCCTGCTTTCTTTTTAGGGAAAGAACTGACACCGCCGTATCCATCGAGTCGATAGCGGAAGAATTGAATGTTGGATACACCTACTTTCGCCGCATGTTCAAGTTGTACACGGGATTCAGCCCAAAACAGTACCATACCCAGCTACGTTTTGAACGAGTCAAACGCCTTCTCAATGAATCCGATCTCTCGATCGGCGAAATCGCGGCGCTCCTCAACTTTGACTCCACCTTCCACCTTTCCCAGTGGTTCAAGAAGCTCGCTCACTTCTCTCCCAAAATGTGGCGGAAACAAAAGCTTGAGATAGATAAACTTTGA
- a CDS encoding sulfite exporter TauE/SafE family protein, which produces MLSAGIKGLRPWLVWLIGFYVVWFLIVLQGDHWQTLIDHWEIAIAMAMGSYAAGSTPMGGGTVGFPVLVLLFGEAPAMGRDFSFAVQSVGMTSATVFILCRWQPIEWPMLRWAVLGSLIGTPVGVLFLAPLLSGLAIKVLFAVVWCSFGVLHLYRFKEIVQHEGLAPGAHRFDRNVGFMVGLIAGATISSITGVGVDMVLYAVLVLLCQADLKIAIPTSVIIMAVTSLIGLTTKTLFGSLQSGVFENWLAAAPVVVLGAPFGALIVSRIGRKPTLMIVSILCVGQFLWTLQNEWAALGLSGAIIAFGGVLLFNLGFEYLHRVGGRFDRRNR; this is translated from the coding sequence ATGTTGAGTGCGGGGATCAAAGGGCTTCGGCCATGGCTAGTTTGGCTAATCGGATTTTATGTCGTTTGGTTTCTGATCGTTTTGCAGGGAGACCATTGGCAGACACTGATCGATCATTGGGAGATCGCGATTGCCATGGCGATGGGTTCCTATGCGGCGGGCTCTACACCGATGGGCGGAGGAACGGTAGGTTTTCCGGTTTTAGTTCTGCTGTTTGGAGAGGCCCCTGCAATGGGGCGGGATTTTAGTTTTGCGGTTCAAAGCGTAGGGATGACCAGCGCTACGGTTTTTATCCTTTGTCGCTGGCAACCGATTGAATGGCCAATGCTTCGCTGGGCCGTGTTGGGCTCGCTGATAGGGACGCCAGTGGGGGTATTGTTCCTAGCACCGCTGTTGTCCGGACTTGCTATTAAAGTATTGTTTGCGGTCGTTTGGTGTAGTTTCGGAGTGCTGCACTTGTATCGTTTTAAAGAGATCGTACAGCACGAAGGCCTCGCTCCCGGCGCCCATCGGTTTGATAGAAACGTTGGATTTATGGTCGGCTTGATCGCGGGGGCCACTATTTCATCCATCACCGGGGTGGGTGTGGATATGGTTCTCTACGCAGTGCTGGTGCTGCTTTGCCAAGCCGATCTCAAAATAGCGATTCCCACTTCCGTTATCATCATGGCCGTTACTTCGCTCATTGGGCTAACGACCAAGACTTTGTTTGGCTCTCTCCAATCAGGTGTATTCGAAAATTGGTTAGCAGCGGCGCCTGTGGTCGTCCTAGGGGCTCCTTTTGGGGCCTTGATCGTGAGTCGAATCGGTCGGAAGCCGACATTGATGATCGTGTCAATTCTCTGTGTAGGCCAATTTCTGTGGACATTGCAGAACGAATGGGCCGCCTTAGGATTGTCAGGAGCGATCATTGCCTTTGGTGGTGTGCTTTTGTTTAACTTAGGATTTGAATACCTGCACCGTGTGGGCGGGCGTTTCGACCGTCGCAATCGATAG
- a CDS encoding bifunctional rhamnulose-1-phosphate aldolase/short-chain dehydrogenase has product MNTTQSTFVPSDYRHVNYLWDDEKVAEMSPLERLVFRSNILGQDLRITNTGGGNTSSKCFEIDPMTGESVEVIWVKGSGGDLRTSKNENFSSLYQGKTLALEKIYRDHPESGVKTEVEDSMVEMYRHCTFNLNPRASSIDTPLHAYLPFNHVDHMHPNAVIAIAAAENGEALTKEIYGDEVIWTEWQRPGFDLGLIMRDVIAANPQAKGIMMGQHGIINWADDDKECYESTLTLIEKAARFIEAREGDKPVFGGVRVESISEDQKRETLIEILPWLRGKVSQEKSFIGTIQTDERLLDFVNSVDGQRLAELGTSCPDHFLRTKIKPLYVDWDPHAENSIENLKSLLEEGLDQYVKDYAAYYERCQRPTSPALRQAVPTVVLIPGIGMIAWGKSKSESRVTAEFYNCAVEVMRGAETVDRYRALPEQEAFDIEYWLMEEAKLRRMPPEKSLARQVSVVIGAGSGIGKELCHRISGEGAHIVSVDLNQDAAVATANEITDILGEGIGVSGTGISACGPAIGVNANITDRSSLSSMLDEAILAYGGVDSLVVTAGIFVPPSVKGDIADDAFTLTFDINVKGGYLATKTASEKIFAKQSLPSNVVITTSANAVVAKKGSIAYDTSKAAANHMVRELAVELAPITRVNAVAPATVVKGSTMFPRDRVIASLAKYDIEYSEAEGDDELRDKLANFYAQRTLTKSAITPADQAEAIYLLLTNALSKTTGHVIPVDGGLHEGFLR; this is encoded by the coding sequence ATGAATACAACACAATCAACCTTTGTCCCGAGCGATTATCGGCATGTGAACTATCTGTGGGACGATGAGAAGGTCGCTGAGATGTCCCCTTTGGAGCGTCTTGTTTTCAGATCCAACATTCTGGGGCAGGATCTCCGTATCACGAATACGGGTGGCGGGAATACATCCTCCAAGTGTTTCGAGATTGACCCCATGACGGGGGAATCCGTGGAAGTCATTTGGGTCAAGGGCTCGGGTGGTGACTTGCGTACGTCTAAGAACGAGAACTTCTCGTCCCTTTATCAGGGCAAGACTTTAGCCTTGGAGAAAATTTATCGCGACCATCCCGAAAGTGGCGTGAAAACCGAAGTCGAGGATTCGATGGTGGAAATGTACCGGCACTGTACCTTCAATCTTAATCCTCGTGCGTCCTCGATTGACACGCCTTTGCACGCGTATTTGCCTTTCAATCACGTTGATCATATGCATCCCAATGCGGTTATCGCAATCGCAGCGGCGGAAAATGGCGAGGCCTTGACGAAAGAGATTTATGGCGACGAAGTGATTTGGACCGAATGGCAGCGTCCCGGATTCGACTTGGGACTGATTATGCGAGATGTGATCGCTGCGAATCCTCAGGCCAAGGGAATCATGATGGGGCAGCACGGAATCATCAATTGGGCAGACGATGACAAAGAGTGTTACGAGTCAACGCTCACACTGATTGAGAAAGCCGCCCGATTCATCGAAGCACGCGAAGGGGACAAGCCCGTCTTTGGCGGAGTGCGGGTGGAATCGATATCAGAGGACCAGAAGCGGGAAACCTTGATCGAGATCCTGCCGTGGTTACGGGGAAAAGTAAGCCAGGAAAAGAGCTTTATTGGGACGATCCAGACGGACGAGCGCCTACTGGATTTTGTCAACAGTGTGGACGGTCAGCGACTTGCGGAACTGGGTACGAGTTGTCCGGATCATTTTCTACGTACCAAAATTAAGCCGCTTTATGTGGACTGGGATCCGCATGCGGAAAATTCGATCGAAAATCTTAAGTCGCTCTTAGAAGAAGGGCTTGATCAGTACGTCAAAGATTACGCGGCCTATTACGAGCGTTGCCAGCGCCCGACCTCTCCTGCCTTGCGCCAGGCCGTCCCAACAGTGGTGTTGATTCCTGGAATAGGAATGATCGCTTGGGGTAAGAGCAAAAGCGAATCGCGAGTGACGGCAGAGTTTTACAATTGTGCGGTTGAAGTAATGCGTGGGGCGGAAACGGTGGACCGATACCGTGCTTTGCCCGAACAGGAAGCTTTCGATATCGAGTATTGGCTCATGGAAGAGGCGAAGCTGCGTCGTATGCCGCCTGAGAAATCGCTCGCTAGACAGGTATCAGTGGTAATTGGCGCTGGGAGCGGGATCGGCAAAGAGCTGTGCCACCGAATATCGGGCGAAGGAGCTCATATCGTAAGCGTTGATTTGAATCAGGACGCGGCTGTCGCAACGGCGAATGAAATCACTGATATTCTGGGCGAAGGTATCGGAGTATCGGGTACGGGTATTTCGGCCTGTGGTCCTGCTATTGGCGTAAACGCGAACATCACCGATCGCTCATCTCTGTCCAGTATGCTCGATGAGGCGATCCTCGCCTATGGTGGAGTGGATTCATTGGTGGTGACAGCGGGAATTTTCGTTCCGCCCAGTGTAAAGGGTGATATAGCCGATGATGCCTTTACGCTTACGTTTGATATCAATGTAAAAGGGGGCTATCTGGCGACGAAAACAGCGTCAGAGAAGATTTTTGCCAAGCAGAGTTTACCCAGTAATGTCGTAATCACTACGAGCGCGAACGCTGTTGTGGCCAAGAAAGGCAGTATCGCTTATGATACGAGCAAAGCAGCGGCGAACCATATGGTGAGGGAGCTCGCTGTAGAGTTGGCCCCAATCACTCGCGTCAATGCGGTGGCTCCGGCGACGGTAGTGAAGGGGAGCACGATGTTTCCAAGAGATCGAGTGATTGCTTCGCTCGCAAAGTATGATATAGAATACAGTGAAGCGGAAGGTGATGATGAACTGCGCGACAAGCTAGCTAATTTCTATGCCCAGCGTACGTTGACCAAATCTGCCATAACGCCCGCGGATCAAGCGGAAGCGATTTATTTGTTGCTTACAAATGCGCTCAGCAAAACGACGGGACATGTGATTCCTGTCGATGGAGGTTTGCATGAGGGGTTCTTGAGATGA
- a CDS encoding galactitol-1-phosphate 5-dehydrogenase, with amino-acid sequence MKALELIEYEKFEYKDIEIPEIKSNEVLVRVAACGICGSDVHGMDGSSGRRIPPIVMGHEAAGTISEVGSTAGEQWKTGDRVTFDSTVYCGECWHCRRGEVNLCDDRMVLGVSCDDYRRYGAFAEYVAVPAHILYRLPDNITFEQAAMVEAVSVAVHAVERTPVHLGDSAVVFGGGMIGLLCLQALKAAGCGFTAVVDLDAGKLETAKKLGADLCVNPSECDAPEAIREATGGRGADIAMEAVGIAPTLQGAIASLRKGGSCTLVGNLAKTVEVPLQEVVTRQISLIGTCASAGEYPACLDLIARGVIDVDCLISEVKPLDQGAEWFARLHKGAEGLTKVILKP; translated from the coding sequence ATGAAAGCTCTAGAACTAATTGAATACGAGAAATTTGAATACAAGGACATCGAAATTCCCGAGATTAAGTCAAACGAAGTCCTGGTCCGGGTCGCGGCCTGCGGTATATGCGGGAGCGATGTTCATGGTATGGATGGCTCTAGTGGACGTCGTATACCTCCCATTGTTATGGGACACGAAGCAGCTGGGACGATTTCTGAGGTCGGTTCTACTGCGGGAGAACAATGGAAGACAGGAGATCGGGTTACCTTTGATTCGACGGTCTATTGTGGTGAATGCTGGCATTGCCGGCGCGGCGAAGTGAATCTTTGTGATGACCGGATGGTGTTAGGTGTGTCGTGTGATGACTATCGTAGATATGGTGCCTTCGCTGAATATGTCGCGGTACCGGCTCACATACTTTATCGGTTACCGGACAATATCACGTTCGAGCAAGCGGCAATGGTGGAGGCGGTCTCGGTCGCGGTGCACGCGGTAGAGAGGACGCCGGTTCACTTAGGGGACTCGGCCGTGGTATTTGGGGGTGGTATGATCGGGCTTCTTTGCTTACAGGCTCTCAAAGCAGCTGGCTGTGGATTCACAGCGGTGGTCGATCTTGATGCGGGTAAACTAGAAACCGCGAAGAAGTTAGGAGCCGATCTATGTGTAAATCCTTCCGAATGTGATGCTCCTGAAGCGATACGAGAGGCAACGGGAGGCCGTGGTGCTGATATTGCGATGGAAGCAGTGGGAATCGCTCCCACATTGCAAGGGGCCATAGCGTCGCTTAGGAAAGGAGGAAGTTGCACGCTTGTAGGAAATCTTGCTAAAACGGTTGAGGTGCCATTGCAGGAAGTTGTTACTCGACAGATTTCATTGATCGGAACCTGTGCATCCGCGGGAGAGTATCCAGCGTGCTTGGATCTGATAGCACGCGGGGTCATCGATGTGGACTGCCTGATCAGCGAAGTAAAGCCTCTCGATCAAGGAGCTGAATGGTTTGCCCGGCTGCACAAAGGTGCAGAGGGTCTTACCAAGGTTATTCTTAAACCATGA
- a CDS encoding purine-cytosine permease family protein, producing MSSTDPAGNPVSIETPVIFEYEREPVPKKAQKGANKFWGMYAGEHAAGTEFMIGPLFLLNGVSLQNIFFGLLLGNLMAVLSWRYLCAPIATKARLTLYYHLEKIAGEKLVKVYNLANGILFCFLAGAMITVSATAVGIPFNMPMPAIEDSYPNSLSFVVIVIAVGAIIAVVASLGYDTVAKFANIAAPWMVLVFLSCGIISFKQLDVSGWTELNELWTASIVFAQEGQGTSTMGFWSVVLFAWFCNAAMHIGMSDLSVFRFAKKASYGWASAAGMYIGHYMAWIAAAFMLAAQIKLSQDANPVPGPMASNVAGLAGIICVIVAGWTTANPTIYRAGLAFQAIVPSTSRFKVTLIAGSVATIAGVFPAFAWKLLGFVGIYGTILAPIGAVIFFDWHFRCKGNADTLHNTVPSSPFNLSVLFAWLIPVGIALYFIQAIGITPWIFPLPCWIVCGVLYILFNRKSLVV from the coding sequence ATGAGCTCCACCGACCCTGCCGGGAATCCGGTTTCGATCGAAACTCCCGTAATCTTTGAATACGAGCGTGAACCCGTCCCAAAGAAAGCTCAGAAAGGAGCCAACAAGTTCTGGGGTATGTATGCCGGTGAACACGCAGCAGGGACTGAATTCATGATCGGACCGCTCTTTCTCCTAAACGGCGTCAGTCTTCAGAATATATTTTTCGGTCTTCTACTCGGAAACCTTATGGCGGTGCTCAGCTGGCGCTATCTTTGCGCCCCAATCGCGACAAAAGCGCGCCTGACCCTCTACTACCATTTGGAAAAAATTGCGGGCGAGAAGCTGGTTAAAGTTTACAATCTAGCCAACGGCATCCTCTTTTGCTTCCTCGCCGGAGCGATGATCACCGTATCCGCTACCGCAGTGGGCATTCCCTTCAATATGCCGATGCCCGCCATCGAAGACTCGTACCCGAATAGTCTTTCTTTTGTCGTCATTGTGATTGCGGTCGGAGCGATTATCGCCGTAGTGGCTTCGCTCGGATATGACACGGTCGCCAAATTTGCCAATATCGCGGCTCCGTGGATGGTTCTTGTATTTCTCTCGTGCGGGATCATTTCCTTCAAACAACTCGACGTATCCGGGTGGACTGAACTCAACGAACTTTGGACGGCATCGATCGTATTTGCTCAAGAAGGACAAGGAACGTCGACGATGGGATTTTGGAGCGTTGTCCTCTTTGCCTGGTTCTGCAACGCCGCCATGCATATCGGGATGTCTGATCTATCTGTCTTCCGCTTCGCCAAGAAGGCTAGCTATGGCTGGGCTTCCGCTGCGGGCATGTATATCGGCCACTACATGGCCTGGATCGCAGCAGCATTTATGTTAGCGGCCCAAATCAAACTTTCCCAGGACGCCAATCCTGTTCCGGGACCCATGGCCAGCAATGTCGCTGGGCTAGCCGGAATTATATGCGTCATCGTAGCAGGATGGACCACCGCTAACCCTACGATTTATCGGGCTGGACTTGCATTTCAGGCGATCGTGCCCAGCACCTCTAGATTCAAAGTAACGTTGATTGCAGGATCGGTAGCGACGATCGCAGGCGTTTTTCCGGCATTCGCATGGAAATTGCTCGGTTTCGTTGGCATCTACGGAACGATTCTCGCCCCCATCGGAGCCGTTATCTTTTTTGATTGGCACTTTCGCTGTAAGGGTAACGCAGATACACTGCACAATACGGTTCCATCGTCACCCTTCAATTTGTCCGTTCTCTTCGCCTGGCTGATTCCTGTCGGAATCGCCCTCTATTTCATTCAGGCGATTGGCATTACTCCATGGATTTTCCCCCTCCCTTGCTGGATCGTTTGCGGAGTCCTGTACATTCTCTTCAATCGAAAGTCCTTAGTTGTCTAA
- a CDS encoding TIM barrel protein: MKEEALATLDHLEIELPSWGFADTGTRFGKFLQDGAAIDTADKFADAGMVHRLTACCPTVAAHVLWDFSVDQGKSTVAAIADKSGVKIGSINANLFQDQDYKLGSFGNPDATVREKALKHSLNCIQLGQDVESDLFTLWFADGTNYPGQDSIRDRKRRFQEGLRACHEALSPSQIMLVEYKPFEPAFYHTDIADWGMSYILCKDAGPQAKVLVDTGHHYTAQNIEQIVAWLLDEKMLGGFHFNDRRYADDDLTLGSIDPYQVFRIFNEIHSFAEEEGEYPEIEYMVDQSHNLKPKIEAMIQTVMTAQDLWVKASLVDRQALKKFQSEGAIVDAENVLKTAFNTNVDKLLADWRRSKGVEPNPLEAYRKSGYGEKIAVERAARRKELGIVAGGSYA, from the coding sequence ATGAAAGAGGAGGCGCTCGCTACGTTAGATCATCTAGAGATTGAACTTCCCTCGTGGGGATTCGCAGACACAGGCACGCGGTTTGGGAAATTTTTGCAGGATGGAGCGGCCATAGACACGGCGGACAAGTTTGCCGATGCGGGAATGGTGCATCGACTGACCGCGTGTTGTCCGACGGTGGCAGCCCATGTACTCTGGGACTTTTCGGTGGATCAGGGCAAGAGCACGGTGGCCGCGATTGCGGATAAGTCGGGAGTCAAGATTGGGTCCATTAACGCTAACCTATTTCAGGATCAGGATTACAAGCTCGGTTCGTTTGGGAATCCAGATGCGACGGTTCGAGAGAAAGCTTTAAAGCATAGCCTCAATTGCATCCAGTTGGGCCAAGACGTGGAGAGCGACTTGTTCACACTATGGTTTGCCGATGGAACAAATTATCCAGGACAGGATAGTATTCGCGATCGCAAACGGCGCTTTCAGGAAGGGTTGCGAGCGTGTCATGAAGCGCTTTCCCCTAGCCAGATCATGCTAGTGGAGTACAAGCCTTTTGAGCCCGCGTTCTATCACACAGACATCGCAGATTGGGGAATGTCGTACATCCTGTGCAAAGACGCGGGACCTCAGGCGAAAGTACTCGTCGATACGGGGCACCACTATACGGCACAGAATATTGAGCAGATCGTGGCGTGGCTGTTGGACGAAAAAATGCTAGGAGGCTTCCATTTCAATGATCGACGGTATGCGGATGACGATTTGACGCTCGGATCCATTGATCCCTATCAGGTTTTCCGGATTTTCAATGAGATTCATAGTTTTGCGGAAGAGGAAGGCGAATATCCTGAAATAGAGTACATGGTGGATCAGTCTCATAATCTAAAACCGAAGATTGAAGCGATGATTCAGACGGTGATGACGGCACAGGATCTTTGGGTGAAGGCATCTTTGGTGGATCGGCAGGCATTGAAAAAATTTCAGAGCGAGGGGGCGATTGTGGATGCAGAGAATGTTTTGAAAACCGCTTTTAATACGAACGTGGATAAACTCCTAGCGGATTGGCGAAGATCAAAGGGAGTGGAACCCAATCCGCTCGAGGCTTATCGTAAGAGTGGCTATGGCGAGAAGATAGCGGTAGAAAGAGCCGCTCGAAGAAAAGAATTGGGGATTGTTGCCGGAGGTTCCTATGCGTAG
- a CDS encoding Gfo/Idh/MocA family protein yields MRKIKTGIIGTGKVGHLHAAELASNQKSEFTSVLGRSPEKTNKFADQYGVKAYTDLDAFLKKSGVEALCICTPHPAHRDPSVAAAEAGVHLLVEKPLASSLEDCDAILDAVEKSGVKLGMLCQRRFYEPCARVHEAIEAGKIERPILGTVTVLGWRDQDYYDSDSWRGTWKEEGGGVLVNQAVHQLDLLLWYMGPVAEVSGYWGNLNHPSIEVDDTAVASIRFKSGALGQVIVSNSYNPAIHGKVSVLGSNGSLVGVQTDGGAMFIAGMSKIEEPPLNDYWTVPGEESKLPEWIKEDTAQFNRINAMEHYHALNIDDFLEAIIEDREPCVSGQAGRETVELFTAIYRSGRDGKSIQYPLYPEYDRSDLDGRLST; encoded by the coding sequence ATGCGAAAAATTAAGACGGGTATCATTGGTACGGGAAAAGTGGGGCATTTGCATGCGGCCGAGCTCGCTTCAAACCAGAAAAGCGAGTTTACCTCGGTATTGGGACGAAGTCCTGAGAAAACTAATAAGTTTGCCGATCAGTATGGTGTAAAGGCTTACACCGATCTCGATGCCTTCTTGAAAAAATCTGGGGTGGAGGCGCTTTGTATTTGCACCCCGCATCCGGCACATCGTGATCCTTCTGTTGCGGCAGCTGAAGCAGGGGTTCACCTTCTAGTTGAAAAGCCTTTGGCGTCTTCTTTGGAGGATTGTGACGCTATTTTGGATGCGGTCGAAAAAAGCGGCGTGAAATTGGGTATGCTTTGCCAGCGCCGCTTTTACGAACCGTGCGCACGAGTCCATGAGGCCATTGAGGCCGGAAAGATCGAGCGACCCATTCTAGGAACCGTAACCGTGCTGGGTTGGCGTGACCAGGATTACTACGACAGCGACTCCTGGCGAGGCACTTGGAAGGAGGAAGGGGGGGGCGTCTTGGTGAATCAAGCCGTGCACCAGCTTGACCTTTTACTTTGGTATATGGGTCCCGTAGCTGAGGTCAGTGGCTACTGGGGTAACTTGAATCATCCGAGTATTGAGGTGGATGATACTGCAGTCGCCTCTATTCGATTCAAGTCGGGCGCTTTGGGTCAAGTGATTGTGAGCAATTCCTACAATCCGGCAATACATGGAAAGGTGAGTGTTTTAGGATCGAATGGATCTTTGGTAGGCGTTCAGACAGATGGCGGAGCCATGTTCATAGCAGGAATGTCAAAGATTGAGGAGCCTCCTTTGAACGACTATTGGACCGTTCCTGGGGAAGAGAGTAAGTTGCCAGAATGGATTAAGGAAGATACGGCTCAATTCAATCGAATCAATGCAATGGAACACTACCATGCCCTGAATATTGACGATTTTTTAGAGGCCATCATAGAAGATCGCGAACCCTGCGTAAGCGGACAGGCGGGTCGTGAAACGGTCGAATTGTTCACAGCCATTTATCGGAGCGGACGTGATGGAAAGTCAATTCAGTACCCCCTGTATCCGGAATATGATAGAAGCGATCTCGATGGTAGGTTGAGTACGTAG